In one window of Flavobacterium ginsengisoli DNA:
- a CDS encoding RNA polymerase sigma factor, translated as MDNKKFILSLKKGNEAAFKEVYFSYYDKLINIAKRFNSSVFTPEDFVQETFIRLYNKRELLNEDVLFDKQIFVICKNIIINHVNRENKIIQLDPNQVDVPQEESDSGIFEERQEKLQNFINQLPEQQQKIFTLHKLENLSYKEIAEITDLSEKTIANHIYLASKFIRKKIENH; from the coding sequence ATGGACAATAAAAAATTTATTTTAAGTTTAAAAAAAGGTAATGAAGCGGCTTTTAAGGAAGTTTACTTCAGCTACTACGATAAACTAATAAATATTGCCAAACGATTTAACTCTTCTGTATTTACTCCTGAAGACTTTGTTCAGGAAACTTTCATAAGACTATATAATAAAAGAGAACTGCTTAACGAAGATGTTTTGTTTGACAAACAGATATTTGTTATCTGCAAAAACATTATTATCAATCACGTTAACAGAGAAAATAAAATAATTCAGCTTGATCCGAATCAAGTTGACGTGCCACAGGAAGAATCAGACTCTGGAATTTTTGAAGAAAGGCAAGAAAAACTACAAAATTTCATTAATCAGCTTCCAGAACAGCAACAAAAAATCTTCACTTTACATAAACTGGAAAACCTTAGCTATAAGGAGATTGCAGAAATAACGGATCTTTCTGAAAAGACCATTGCCAATCATATTTATCTCGCCAGTAAATTTATTCGAAAAAAAATCGAAAACCATTAG
- a CDS encoding type 1 glutamine amidotransferase, whose translation MNIHFIQHETYEAPGAYLNWAESRNHKITFSKVYKNEALPDSADFIDMLIVMGGPQSPNMTLKECRYFNAEAEIALIRKCISLGKAVVGVCLGSQLISEALGANFGHSPEKEIGVFPITLTKEGLIDDKINHFGTTLNVGHWHNDMPGLTKESKVLAFSEGCPVQIISYSDLVYGFQCHMELTTKVVSLLIESETDLLAKSKKYPFVQNPEEILSHDYTEMNEKLFVFLDKLTARL comes from the coding sequence ATGAACATACACTTTATACAACACGAAACTTACGAAGCTCCAGGCGCGTATTTGAATTGGGCAGAAAGCAGAAATCACAAAATAACTTTTTCTAAAGTTTATAAAAATGAAGCTTTGCCAGATTCTGCTGATTTTATAGACATGCTGATTGTAATGGGCGGACCTCAAAGTCCAAACATGACTCTTAAAGAATGTCGTTATTTTAATGCTGAAGCTGAAATTGCTTTGATTCGAAAATGCATTTCTCTAGGAAAAGCAGTTGTGGGAGTTTGTTTAGGATCGCAACTTATTAGCGAAGCTTTAGGAGCAAATTTTGGTCATAGTCCAGAAAAAGAAATTGGAGTCTTTCCGATTACTTTAACCAAAGAAGGATTAATAGACGACAAAATAAATCATTTTGGCACCACTTTAAATGTTGGCCATTGGCACAACGATATGCCAGGTTTAACCAAAGAAAGTAAAGTCTTAGCTTTTAGCGAAGGGTGTCCTGTTCAGATTATTTCCTATTCTGATCTTGTTTATGGCTTTCAATGTCATATGGAACTCACAACCAAAGTCGTTTCTCTTTTAATTGAAAGTGAAACTGATTTATTAGCCAAAAGCAAAAAATATCCATTTGTTCAAAATCCTGAAGAAATTCTTTCTCATGATTATACAGAAATGAACGAAAAGCTTTTTGTTTTTCTAGATAAACTTACAGCTCGCTTATAA